The region CCGCTGCACGTCGCCGTGACGGATCGTCGAGCCGTTGCCCATGCTGTCGCGGTGCGCGAGCGCGCCGTCGAGCACGTACGTGACGATCTCCATGTCGCGATGGCCGTGCGTGCCGAAGCCCTGGCCGCCGGCGATGCGATCTTCATTGATGACCCGCAGCGGTCCGAAATGCACGTGTTGCGGGTCGCGGTAGTCGGCAAACGAGAAGCTGTGATACGAGTCGAGCCAGCCGTGGTTGGCATGGCCACGCTCGTCGGAACGGCGAATCTCGATCATGGGGTACTCCCGGTCGGTAAATAACGATGGCCAGAATGTATGGGCGCGACGTGCGCTAAACAATCCTCGCGGACGCACCGGATCGTTTCATAAATCCGTGCAATCGAGCGGCAGTGCGGCGCGCGGCCCGGCCAGCTGGCAGCCGGCGTCCGGGCAGCCGGCTTCCAGGCGGCCTGCCCCGGATGGCCGGCCCCCGGATACGAACGCCAGCCCATTTCCGGCAACGGCTGATCACAGCAGGCAAAAACGGACAAAGCAGCGGGCAACGGCGTCGCGCATGCACAACGCATCCGCCCACCTAGCCACCGCCCTATGGGTTCCTCACTGGCGCACCGCCCCTGTTCGGGTAAAATACCGCCCTTTTCGAGACGACGTCGGCGCGCGGGCTTGCCGGCGGGCTCGGCATGCTGGGCTGCGACGGGGCAGCCGCGGGCGTCAAGCACGCGCACATGCCCCTCGATGCGCCGAACCGGCGCTAGCTGCGCCGTGGCAGCATCCACACGCGGCGCGACAATTTTGACCGCCTAGAATAGCGACGGCCGGCCACAAGCCGGCGATCGTCGAGATCGAACCACACGACGATCAGTTTGATCCAGGAGAAACATGAAGAAGTTCGCACTGTGCGTGGCGCTTGCCGTCATGGCCACCGGCGCCATGGCGAAAGAATGGAAAACCGTGCGCATTGGGGTGGACGCCAGCTACCCGCCGTTCGAATCGAAGGCGGCCAGCGGGCAAGTAGTCGGCTTCGACGTCGATCTGACCCGCGCGCTGTGCGCGAAGATGAACGTCAAGTGCGTGTGGGTCGAGCAGGACCTCGACGGCATCATCCCCGCATTGAAGGCCAGGAAGTATGACGCGATCGTGTCGTCGCTGACCATCACGGACAAGCGCCGCGAACAGATCGACTTCTCCGACAAGCTGTTCGACGCTCCGGCCCGCATGATCGCCAAGGCCGGTTCGCCGCTCTTGCCGACGGTTGAATCACTGAAGGGCAAACGCGTAGGCGTCGAGCAAGGCTCGACTCAGGAAGCCTACGCAAAAGCATATTGGGAGCCCAAAGGCGTGACCGTGGTGCCCTACCAGAATCAGGATCAGGTGTATGCCGACCTCGCATCAGGACGCCTCGACGCCGCCCTGCAAGACGAAGTGCAAGCCGACGCCGGTTTCCTGAAGACGCCGCGCGGCAAAGGCTTCGCATGGGCCGGCCCGGAAGTGAAGGACCCGAAGACGATCGGTGAAGGCACGGCCATCGGTCTGCGCAAGGACGACGCCGAACTGAAGGCGATGTTCAATCAGGCGCTGGCGCAAGTTCACCAGGATGGAACGTTCAGGAAGCTCGCCAAGCAGTACTTCGACTTCGACATCTATCCGGGGCACTGAGCCAGTCACCGAGCAGTCCACCCGCAATACAAAGCAACACGCAGCACCCACGAAACTCGGGGCTCGCCCGCATGGGCTTTCCCCTGGCTTCGGAATACAGTCGGGAATAGATTCAAACGAGCTTCAAACCAGATTCAAAACGAGAATCGAAACGCGCGCTGCAAGGCCGGCAACGGCCATGCAGTCATGATTTGCACAGCGGTGCGCTGTGCGCCGCAGGTCACAGCGGGCTCAGGCTCGCGGCAAACGCGGCGCATAGCTGGCCGCGTCTTTCGCGGTGCGTCCCACGCATCGTCAAGGACCCCATATGTTCCTCCAAGGCTACGGCCCGTTGCTTCTCAACGGCACCTGGCAAACCGTCAAACTGGCGGTGTTGTCGCTGGCGTTCGCTTTCGTACTGGGCCTGCTCGGCGCGGCGGCGAAACTGTCGAAGAATCGCGTTTCATATAGTGTCGGCACCGTCTACACGACGCTGGTGCGCGGCGTACCCGATCTGGTGTTGATGCTGCTGCTGTTCTATAGCATCCAGATCTGGCTGAACAACATGACCGACCTGTTCGGCTGGGACCAGATCGACATCGACCCGTTCGTGGCCGGCGTCGCGGTGCTCGGCTTCATCTACGGCGCGTACTTCACCGAGACCTTTCGCGGCGCGTTTCTCGCGGTACCGCGCGGCCAGCTCGAAGCAGGCGCGGCGTACGGCATGACCGGCTGGCAGGTGTTCTCACGCGTGATGTTCCCGCAGATGATGCGCTTCGCGCTGCCAGGCATCGGCAATAACTGGCAGGTGATGGTGAAAGCCACAGCGCTGGTGTCGATCATCGGTCTCGCCGACGTCGTCAAGGCCTCGCAGGATGCCGGCAAAGGCACGCTGCGGTTCTTCTTCTTCACCCTGTTCGCAGGGGCGATCTATCTCGTCATCACCACAGTGTCGAACTTCGTGCTGATGTACCTCGAAAAGCGTTACTCGACCGGCGTGCGAAAGGCGGATCTATGATCGGGATCATCCAGGAATATTGGCGCAACTATCTTTATACCGACGGCTACCGTTTCACCGGCCTCGCGATCACGCTATGGCTGCTGGTGGTGTCGATCGGGCTCGGCTTCTGCCTGTCGATCCCGCTCGCGGTAGCGCGCGTCTCGAAGAAGAAATGGCTCGCCGGTCTCGTGTGGCTGTATACGTATATATTTCGCGGCACACCGCTCTACGTACAGTTGCTGCTCTGCTATACCGGCTTGTACAGCCTCGAAATCATCCGCAATCACGAACTGACCAATGCGTTCTTCCGCGACGGCATGCATTGCACGCTGCTCGCGTTCACGCTGAACACCTGCGCGTACACCACCGAGATTTTCGCCGGTGCGATCAAGGCGACGCCGTACGGCGAGATCGAAGCGGCGCGCGCTTACGGCATGTCGTCGTTCACGCTGTACCGGCGGGTGATTCTGCCGTCGGCGCTGCGCCGCGCGCTACCGTACTACAGCAACGAAGTGATCCTGATGCTGCACGCCACCACCGTCGCCTTCACCGCGACCGTGCCGGACATCCTCAAGATCGCCCGCGACGTGAACTCGGCCACGTATCAGTCGTTCAATGCGTTCGGCCTCGCCGCCCTGCTCTATCTGTTGATTTCTTTCGCGCTCGTGTGGCTGTTCCGCCGCGCCGAGCGCCGCTGGCTCGCTTACCTGCGGCCGCAAGGCAAGTAACCCAGGGCATCTAGCCCCAAGCAAGTAAGTCCGCCAAGGATCCCGATGAACACCAAGAAGCAAAAGCTCTTCGTCGACGAGCTTCACAAACAGTACGGCGACAACGAAGTCCTCAAGGGCGTGTCGCTGAAGGCCAACGCCGGCGACGTGATCAGCGTGATCGGCTCGTCCGGTTCGGGCAAGAGCACGATGCTTCGCTGCATCAACTTCCTCGAGCAGCCGAACTCGGGACGCATCTTCGTCGACGGCGAAGAAGTGCGTACGCAGATCGGCAAGGCCGGCGCGCTGCGCGTATCCGATCCGAAGCAGTTGCAGCGCGTACGCACCAAGCTGTCGATGGTGTTCCAGCACTTCAACTTGTGGGCGCACATGAACGTGCTCGAGAACATCATCGAGGCGCCGATCAATGTACTCGGTCTGAAACGCAAGGAAGCCGAAGAACGCGCGCGTCAGTACCTGGAGAAAGTGGGCCTCGCTCCGCGTCTTGAGAAGCAGTACCCGTCGCATCTGTCGGGCGGCCAGCAACAACGCGTGGCGATTGCGCGAGCCTTGGCCATGCATCCGGATGTGATGCTGTTCGACGAACCCACTTCCGCGCTCGATCCCGAACTGGTCGGCGAAGTGCTGAAGGTCATGCAGACGCTAGCCGAAGAAGGCCGCACGATGATCGTCGTCACACACGAGATGGCGTTCGCACGCAACGTGTCGAATCACGTGATGTTCCTGCATCAAGGCCGCGTCGAGGAAGAAGGCCATCCCGACGAAGTGTTCAGGAACACGAAGAGCGAACGGCTCAAACAGTTCCTCTCCGGAAGCCTCAAATAGAGACGTTTGTACGGCCCGCTATTTGGGCTGTAGTCGAAGTAGCATTACAAGGCGCTTACAAGCGCCTTTTTTGTTTCGCTCACCTGTGCATTCCGGTCTTTTGCGCCGCGAAATGCCTGCCCGTATGCTCGAATTCCCACCTCTTCCGCCCTACTCTGCTGCATTTAATGCGTCAATAGTGGCAATCCTTAACGTTGTTCGCCCCGAACCGTGATTCCCTTGTCGCACAAGGGTTTCCGGCCGTTTTTCGAGTGTCGCAACAGTTCCTCGAGCACATTCGTATTGCAATTTGGAGACACCTGCCAGGACAGGTACTAATTTCTTCTCCCAGACAAGGGTATTTTTGATAAATTAGTAACCAAAGTAGCAAAACAAAGTTCATTAAAAGTAGTTTCACTTCAAAACACAGAGGAGAACCGGTCGGCGAGGGATCGGCATGACGCTCAGAATAGCCACCCAGGCTACCCGTCACGGCAGGAGGCCCAATCCACCCGCTAATCTCCCTGGTACCGATTTCTGTTCGGCGCTGCTTGCGTCCGAACACCATTCGCAGTACTGGGTTTTACTTTTTGACAGGGTATGGAGGAGAAGATGAAGAAAGCTTTGCTCGCCGCGGCGCTGATGACAGCCGGTGTAGTTGCGCACGCCCAAAGCAGCGTAACGCTGTACGGCCGCCTTGACGCTGGCCTCGAATACATCAGTGGCCTTCCGAACAACAGCTATACCGGTTCCACGTCGCGCTTCCGTGCGGAAAGCGGTGACTGGGGCACGAGCCTGTGGGGCATGAAGGGCGTCGAAGACATCGGCGGCGGCAATAAGGTTCTGTTCCAGTTGGAAGGCTCGTTCAACACCATGAACGGTCAAGGCCCTGGCGGCGGCGGCCTCTTCAATCGCTGGGCAACGGTCGGTATGTCGAACGACGCGTACGGTACGCTGACGTTGGGCCGCATGCTCTTCATCTCGAACGGCGTGTGGGACTTCGACCCGTTCGGTCAGTCGAACTGGTCGTCGGCATCGCTGGTGCGTGGCCGCAACTGGCCGCAATCGAGCAACAACATTGCGTATCAGTCGCCGAAGCTCTACGGCTTTGACATGTATGGTCAGTACGCCCTGTCGAATGCCACGAGCTGGAACGGTAACGGCACGACGCCGCAAGGCCGCGAAGCCGGTCTGCAACTCACGTACACCTCGTCGCTGTTCCAGGTGCGCGGCTTGTACGACGAAATCCGCAATAACGCAAACGGTCAATTCACTGACCCGTTCACGTTCTCGCGTGAATACACGGCCGCGGCCAACGTGTTCCTCGGCCAGTTCAAGATCCAGGCCGCGTACCAGGCGATCCGTACGTCGGGCGCAGCCAGCGCAGCGGGCCAGGCTCCGACTTCGCTCGATCACGAATGGGGTGGTGTGACGTGGCAAGCCACGCCGGCTGCCGCACTGATCGCAGCGGTCTATCACGTGAACGCGAACAAGGGCGCGGGTAACGCAACGATCTACACGATCGGCGGCTCGTACAACCTGTCCAAGCGCACGCTGCTGGACCTCCAGGTCGCAACCGTGCGCAACAGCAAGACGGCTAACTTCGGTCTGGACGCCAACGCCGAAGGTCCTGGCGGCCAAACCTCGGCTGGCTACAACGAGAACCCGCTGCATGGCAAGAGCCAGACCGGCGTGTACGCAGGTATTCAACACTCGTTCTAAGCGAACGGTGTGCCCCAAGGGGACTTCCTTCGGGGCGTAGTCACACGATCTTCAAGGGAATCTTTTTCACGCTGCTGCGAGAGGCGCGTATCGGTGCGATGTCCGAAAGGGTATCGCACCGTTTTTTATTTCCACGCGCGGTTTTTCTACGGCCCCGGCGCACCAGCGCGGTGCGTACGTTGCAATGCCGGCGGCGCTTTATACCGGCGTTCTAATGCTTAAGGCCGAGCCGCTCAAACCGCCGCTTCGTTTTCCTCACCCGTGCGAATACGGATTACGCGCTCGACGTCCGCGACGAAAATCTTGCCGTCGCCGATCTTGCCGGTGCGCGCCGCGCCGATGATCGCGTCGATCACCTGGTCGCATTGATTGTCCGCGACCACCACTTCGATCTTCACCTTCGGCAGAAAGTCGACCACATACTCTGCACCACGATAGAGCTCGGTGTGACCTTTTTGCCGGCCGAAGCCTTTGACTTCGGTAACGGTCAGCCCCGTCAGGCCGACTTCAGCGAGCGCCTCGCGCACTTCGTCGAGTTTGAACGGTTTGATGACTGCAGTGATGCGCTTCATGGCGAACCTCGTCTCGTGATTGGAAGTTTGAAAGGGAAATGGATGGTTTTTATTCTACGCCGCGCCGGATGCGTTGCGGCAATCCGGCGCGCGCTTATAGACATTCATCAGCGTTCGTTCCAACTCGCGGCCCTGTTCACTCGACCGGTTCGGTATAGCCCGATGTAATCGGATAACGCCAGTCGCGGCCGAACGCGCGGTGCGTGACGCGAATGCCGATGGGCGCCTGCCGACGCTTGTACTCGTTGATCTTGATGAGACGCGTGACGCGTTTCACGTCTTCGACCGCGTAGCCCGCTGCGATGATTTCGGCGAGCGAGCGATCCTCTTCCATGTACATGCGCATGATCGCGTCGAGTACTTCGTACGGCGGCAAGCTGTCCTGATCGGTCTGATTCTCGCGCAGCTCGGCCGATGGCGCGCGCGTCAGAATCCGCTCGGGAATCACGTTCTGCTTGCCGAACGTGGTCGCCTGGTTGCGGTAGTGACACAGCTTGTAGACCAGCGTCTTGGCGATGTCCTTGATGACCGCGAAACCGCCGGCCATGTCGCCGTACAGCGTGCAGTAGCCAACCGCCATTTCGCTCTTGTTGCCAGTGGTCAGCACGATCGAACCGAACTTGTTCGACAGCGCCATCAGCAAGGTGCCGCGGATGCGGGCCTGGATGTTTTCTTCGGTGGCGTCTTCGGCGCGGCCCGCGAATTCGCCGGCAAGCGAGCAGCGGAACGCGTCGAACATCGGTGCTATCGCGATCTCGTCGTAACGTACGCCGACGCGGCGGGCCATCTCGGCGGCGTCTGTCGTGGAGATGCCGGCGGTGTAGCGCGACGGCATCATCACCGCGCGCACACGGTCGGCGCCGAGCGCGTCGCAGGCGACGGCCAGCACCAGCGCCGAATCGACGCCACCCGACAGGCCGATCAGCGCGCCCGGGAAACCGTTCTTGTTGATGTAGTCGCGCACGCCCATGACGAGCGCGGCGTACACCTGCGCTTCGAGCGGCAACTCCGGCGCGATCGTTGCCGGCAGCGGTTTGCCGCCGTCGAACTCGACGATCGCGTGGCCTTCCTCGAACTGCGCCATCTTCGCGACCAGCGCACCTTCGCCGTCGAGCACGAACGAGCCGCCGTCGAACACCAGTTCGTCCTGCGCGCCGACCATGTTCACGTAGACCATCGGCAAACCTGTCTCGCGGATCCGCGCGCGCAGAATATCGACGCGCACCGCTTCCTTGTTCAGATGGTACGGCGAGCCGTTCGGAATCAGCAGCACTTGCGCGCCCGCCGACTTCGCCATTTGCGCAGCCGATGCATGCCATACGTCTTCGCAGATCACTACGCCGTACTTCACGCCTTCCAGTTCGAACACGAACGGCTTCGGGTCGGATGCGAAGTAGCGCTTCTCGTCGAACACTTCGGTATTCGGCAAATCCTGCTTGCGATAGGTGCCGACCACCTCTCCGTCGACGATCAACGACGCCGCGTTGAACGTATCGACCGGCGGCACGCCGCGCTCGATCGCCGCGTTTGCATTACCATGGCCGTGCGCCGCGTCACGCAGCGGATGGCCGACGATCACATGCAGGCCGGCGAACGGCTTGAGCTGCGCGGCGAGATCGGCCAGTGCCGCCGCACTCGCGGTGTAGAACGCGGGGCGCAGCAGCAGGTCTTCGGGCGGATAGCCGGAGAGCGCGAGTTCCGGTGCGATCAGCAGCTTCGCACCATCGTTGTGCGCGGCGCGCGCAGCAGCGACAATCTTCGCGACATTGCCGGCGAAATCGCCGACGGTGACATTGATTTGAGCAAGAGCGATTCGGGTCTTCATGGCAGGATCGACAGGCAAGCCACGCGGCTTGCGAGTACCGCGGCTGGATAGCTCGACGGAACGGACAAATCGGATAAACGAACGACGCACCGCTAAACGCTACGCGTCGCTCATTGGAAACAGTCACACAGATTGAACCAGGAACGCTTTGATTATCGCACGGGCATTCTGGCCTCGCCCTCCGAGGTGGACGCCGCCGAATGGAACGCCCTGCTTGCGCAGCAACCGCAGCCCACGCCTTTTCTGCGGCACGAGTTTTTGAGCGCGCTCTCCGCGACCCGATGCGCCGTCGCCGATACCGGCTGGGCGCCGCAATTCGTCACGCTGACCGATCCGCGCTCAGGCAAGCTCGCGGCGGCCGCGCCCGTCTATCTGAAGGGGCATTCGTACGGCGAGTATGTCTTCGATTGGGCCTGGGCCGACGCGTACAAGCGCAATGGCTTGCCGTATTACCCGAAGCTGCTGTGCGCGGTGCCGTTCACGCCGGTGCAAGGCAACCGGCTGTTGTCGGCGGATACGCATGCCCTCAGACATCTGGCGGCAACGCTGATGGCGTTTGCCGAGCAAGCCGACGTGTCGTCGCTGCATGTGCTGTTTCCGACCAAAACGGAGGCGAACGCGCTGACCGACATGGGCATGATGCAGCGCGAAGGCGTGCAATTCCATTGGCTGAACGACGGCTATCGCGACTTCGACGATTTTCTGTCGACGCTCGAGCAAAAGAAGCGCAAGAACATTCGCGCCGAGCGCCGCAAGGTGCGCGAGGCCGGTGTGACGATGCGCAGAATCCGCGGCGAAGACATCCAGGACGCCGACTGGCGTTTCTTCAGCAAGTGCTATCGGCAAACCTACCGCGAGCACTTTTCGAGTCCGTATCTGAACCTCGATTTCTTCCGCATGATCGGCGCGTCGATGCCGGAAAACCTGCTGCTGGTGATCGCCGAATACGAAGGCAAGCCGATCGCCAGCTCGCTCGTGATCTACCAGCGCGACGCAAAAACCGGCGGCACGCTGTATGGACGCTACTGGGGCGCGCTCGAACACGTACCCTGCCTGCATTTCGAAACCGCGTACTATCAGCCGCTCGAATTCTGCATCGAGGAAAAGCTCGGCGCGTTCGAAGGCGGCGCGCAGGGCGAGCACAAGATGGCGCGCGGTTTTCTGCCGACCGTCACGCGCTCGGCACATTGGCTCGCGCATCCGGCCTTCGCCGATGCGGTCGGACACTTCCTCGACAACGAGAAGAACAGCATCCACGCGTATGTGGACGAGCTGCGTGAACATAATCCGTTCAAAGGCTGAAGCACACGATGGCGTGGTATCTGTATCTGCTCGAATGCTCGGACGGCAGTGTCTACACCGGCATCGCCACCGACGTGCAGGCGCGCTTCGACAAACACGTGAGCGGCGCGGGCGCGCGTTATACGCGTTCGCGCAAGCCGGTGCAGGTGTTGGCGTCGTTTGAGCTGGCGGACCGCTCGGGCGCGTCGCGCGCCGAGTATTGGGTCAAGCGCTTGTCGCCGGCCGAGAAGCGGGCGCTGGCTGCGGGGTTGCGCACGCTTGAGTCGGTGCTGCCCTTGCCCGCGCTTGAAGAAGCGGCGGCGGAAGACGAAGCCGGCGCTTCATAGTGCATAGCGGATAGCGGAACGCTCACGTGGCGAACGCTGCCTGCGTGGCTCGATGCTCACCTGCCCAATTAAGCTCTCGCCTCACGCATCCGCTCAGTCAACAGCCGGTGCATAAGGGCGATTTCCCCCACAGCATCAGCCTCCAGCGACGACAGCTTGTCTCGCGCGGGAAGGTCGCGCCGTATCGGTCGTAACGTTCGATTCAGTGCAGCCTCTATGTCGGCGCTCGCGGCAGCGAGCCAGGCGCCGAGTTCATCGTGCATGCTGCGCCGGTTCGTACTCAAGCGTAGTTGTGTCGCGGTGCCCGCCATCTTTCGTAACAGACTTAGCACCGTCAAGGTCACCGTGTCGGCCATCGAGTCTTCCAGTTTTTCAAGGCGAATGCGACCGATTGCCTCCTCGGCGTTGTTGCTGCTCAAGCCCGCAGTTCTTCGCAACTGTTC is a window of Paraburkholderia sp. IMGN_8 DNA encoding:
- a CDS encoding ABC transporter substrate-binding protein, with translation MKKFALCVALAVMATGAMAKEWKTVRIGVDASYPPFESKAASGQVVGFDVDLTRALCAKMNVKCVWVEQDLDGIIPALKARKYDAIVSSLTITDKRREQIDFSDKLFDAPARMIAKAGSPLLPTVESLKGKRVGVEQGSTQEAYAKAYWEPKGVTVVPYQNQDQVYADLASGRLDAALQDEVQADAGFLKTPRGKGFAWAGPEVKDPKTIGEGTAIGLRKDDAELKAMFNQALAQVHQDGTFRKLAKQYFDFDIYPGH
- the hisQ gene encoding histidine ABC transporter permease HisQ — translated: MFLQGYGPLLLNGTWQTVKLAVLSLAFAFVLGLLGAAAKLSKNRVSYSVGTVYTTLVRGVPDLVLMLLLFYSIQIWLNNMTDLFGWDQIDIDPFVAGVAVLGFIYGAYFTETFRGAFLAVPRGQLEAGAAYGMTGWQVFSRVMFPQMMRFALPGIGNNWQVMVKATALVSIIGLADVVKASQDAGKGTLRFFFFTLFAGAIYLVITTVSNFVLMYLEKRYSTGVRKADL
- a CDS encoding ABC transporter permease produces the protein MIGIIQEYWRNYLYTDGYRFTGLAITLWLLVVSIGLGFCLSIPLAVARVSKKKWLAGLVWLYTYIFRGTPLYVQLLLCYTGLYSLEIIRNHELTNAFFRDGMHCTLLAFTLNTCAYTTEIFAGAIKATPYGEIEAARAYGMSSFTLYRRVILPSALRRALPYYSNEVILMLHATTVAFTATVPDILKIARDVNSATYQSFNAFGLAALLYLLISFALVWLFRRAERRWLAYLRPQGK
- a CDS encoding ATP-binding cassette domain-containing protein — protein: MNTKKQKLFVDELHKQYGDNEVLKGVSLKANAGDVISVIGSSGSGKSTMLRCINFLEQPNSGRIFVDGEEVRTQIGKAGALRVSDPKQLQRVRTKLSMVFQHFNLWAHMNVLENIIEAPINVLGLKRKEAEERARQYLEKVGLAPRLEKQYPSHLSGGQQQRVAIARALAMHPDVMLFDEPTSALDPELVGEVLKVMQTLAEEGRTMIVVTHEMAFARNVSNHVMFLHQGRVEEEGHPDEVFRNTKSERLKQFLSGSLK
- a CDS encoding porin → MKKALLAAALMTAGVVAHAQSSVTLYGRLDAGLEYISGLPNNSYTGSTSRFRAESGDWGTSLWGMKGVEDIGGGNKVLFQLEGSFNTMNGQGPGGGGLFNRWATVGMSNDAYGTLTLGRMLFISNGVWDFDPFGQSNWSSASLVRGRNWPQSSNNIAYQSPKLYGFDMYGQYALSNATSWNGNGTTPQGREAGLQLTYTSSLFQVRGLYDEIRNNANGQFTDPFTFSREYTAAANVFLGQFKIQAAYQAIRTSGAASAAGQAPTSLDHEWGGVTWQATPAAALIAAVYHVNANKGAGNATIYTIGGSYNLSKRTLLDLQVATVRNSKTANFGLDANAEGPGGQTSAGYNENPLHGKSQTGVYAGIQHSF
- the glnK gene encoding P-II family nitrogen regulator, with product MKRITAVIKPFKLDEVREALAEVGLTGLTVTEVKGFGRQKGHTELYRGAEYVVDFLPKVKIEVVVADNQCDQVIDAIIGAARTGKIGDGKIFVADVERVIRIRTGEENEAAV
- a CDS encoding NAD+ synthase, which encodes MKTRIALAQINVTVGDFAGNVAKIVAAARAAHNDGAKLLIAPELALSGYPPEDLLLRPAFYTASAAALADLAAQLKPFAGLHVIVGHPLRDAAHGHGNANAAIERGVPPVDTFNAASLIVDGEVVGTYRKQDLPNTEVFDEKRYFASDPKPFVFELEGVKYGVVICEDVWHASAAQMAKSAGAQVLLIPNGSPYHLNKEAVRVDILRARIRETGLPMVYVNMVGAQDELVFDGGSFVLDGEGALVAKMAQFEEGHAIVEFDGGKPLPATIAPELPLEAQVYAALVMGVRDYINKNGFPGALIGLSGGVDSALVLAVACDALGADRVRAVMMPSRYTAGISTTDAAEMARRVGVRYDEIAIAPMFDAFRCSLAGEFAGRAEDATEENIQARIRGTLLMALSNKFGSIVLTTGNKSEMAVGYCTLYGDMAGGFAVIKDIAKTLVYKLCHYRNQATTFGKQNVIPERILTRAPSAELRENQTDQDSLPPYEVLDAIMRMYMEEDRSLAEIIAAGYAVEDVKRVTRLIKINEYKRRQAPIGIRVTHRAFGRDWRYPITSGYTEPVE
- a CDS encoding GNAT family N-acetyltransferase; the encoded protein is MNQERFDYRTGILASPSEVDAAEWNALLAQQPQPTPFLRHEFLSALSATRCAVADTGWAPQFVTLTDPRSGKLAAAAPVYLKGHSYGEYVFDWAWADAYKRNGLPYYPKLLCAVPFTPVQGNRLLSADTHALRHLAATLMAFAEQADVSSLHVLFPTKTEANALTDMGMMQREGVQFHWLNDGYRDFDDFLSTLEQKKRKNIRAERRKVREAGVTMRRIRGEDIQDADWRFFSKCYRQTYREHFSSPYLNLDFFRMIGASMPENLLLVIAEYEGKPIASSLVIYQRDAKTGGTLYGRYWGALEHVPCLHFETAYYQPLEFCIEEKLGAFEGGAQGEHKMARGFLPTVTRSAHWLAHPAFADAVGHFLDNEKNSIHAYVDELREHNPFKG
- a CDS encoding GIY-YIG nuclease family protein gives rise to the protein MAWYLYLLECSDGSVYTGIATDVQARFDKHVSGAGARYTRSRKPVQVLASFELADRSGASRAEYWVKRLSPAEKRALAAGLRTLESVLPLPALEEAAAEDEAGAS